The sequence ACATCGTTGTCGACCAGCTTCTTATCAACATCCTCGCCCAGCTTGAGAATCGCCGCCCACTGGGCGTCATTGTAGGGCTTGGTCACACGCGGATCTTCGTGCACCCGAGTGACGACGTTGCTGTAGTCAAACTCCACTTCGCATTCGTCGGTAAAACCGTCGATGGGCGCCGCCGACACCGGGTCGGGCGTACAGGCCAGCGGAATATGGCCCTCACTGGCAAACAGGCCGGAGGTCGGATCAAGCCCCACCCAGCCCGCACCGGGAACATAGACCTCGCACCAGGCGTGCAGGTCGGTGAAATCTTCTTCCGGGCCGCTGGGGCCATCCAGACATTTTTCATCGGAGGCCAACTGCACCAGATAGCCCGAGGCAAAGCGCGCCGCCAGCCCCACATGGCGCAGCAACTGCACCAGCAGCCAGGCGGAATCCCGGCAGGAACCCTTCGCCAGTTCCAGCGTTTCCTCCGGCTTTTGCACCCCCGGCTCAAAGCGCAGGCTGTACTCCACCAATTCCTGAATACGGCGGTTGGTATTCACCAGAAAATCGTTCAGCCGCTCCTCGGGCTTGTCGATCTCTGCCAGCAGCTTTTTGAACAGCGGTCCCTGAGGTTTTTTCTCCAGATACGGCAGCAGCTCTTTCTTCAGCTGATCGGGGTACTCAAAGGGGAAGGCCTCGGCGTACTCCTCCACAAAAAAGTCGAAGGGGTTGATCACCGTCATATCGGCAATCACTTCCACCTCAATACTCAGCTCTGTCGCTTTTTCGGGGAAGACCAGCCGCGCCAGGTAATTGCCAAAGGCATCCTGCTGCCAGTTGATGAAGTGCTCTTCCGGCGTCACCTTCAGACTGTAGGCCCGAATCGGCGTGCGGCTGTGAGGCGCGGGCCGCAGGCGAATCACATGCGGATAAATTTTGGTTGGACGGTCAAATTTGTAGTAAGTGTTGTGATTGATCGCAATACGAATTGTCATCCCTGCCCCCAAAGCACGAGCCGGCACCACAGCGCCGAATACGCACAGTAAAGCATGGCTTCATGACCGGAATACATGCCTTTACCCTGCACTGAACCATTTATTTTTTGCCATCGCCGCAGGGTGCACATCGCCGCGTTAAACACCACGGCGGCTCCCCAGCCCGGCAAATCATTGTGTGGTTTTGCCTATGCACATTCTTTGCCAAACAAGCGCTTAGCGCGCCGCATGGCATCACAATCTATCGCCGCCCTTTTGCGCAGCAGCCTGCTACACTCGGTGCTCAGTTATCGTGAACCGCTATGGAGAAATGCCCATGACACGCCAACGCCTTGCCACGCTGCTGCTCAGCCTCTGCACCGCTGCGGGAAGCGCCACCGTCCTGGCGGAAGACAGCTCCGCGCCGAATCCCAACCTCAAACTGGCCACCGGCGAGCCCGTTCGCTGCCTGTCATTGAATCGCATCGATGAAACCGTCGTGCTCGACGCCAACAACGTACTGTTCTACACCGGCCGCAACGAGGTTTATCTCAACGACCTGCCGCACCGCTGCCTGGGGCTGTCGCGGAACAAACCCATCATGTACCGCACCTCACTGCATCAGCTTTGCAGTGTCGACATCATCACCGTGCTGGAAAGCATGGGCAGCAGCTATATGCCCGGCCCCTCCTGCGGATTGGGCATGTTCTACCCGATCAGCAAAGAGGATGCGGACAAGCTGAGAAAGGAAAGCCGGAAATAGCGCTGCCGTCTACACGGGCGCGCTGAAAGCGTTGCTGGGTGGTGGATCCGATTATTGAAAATACCGCGACACCGCCTGCCGCACCCAGCTCTGCTGCTGATCCGGCTGAATACCCAGCAGACGCTGCTTCACCACCGGCGCGTATTGCTGGTCATCCGACATAATGTGGTCAATCAGCCAGTGCTGCAGAATCGTCGCCAGCTCCTCGGCAATCGCCTCCCCCCGGTCAAAGCGCGCTTTCATCGCGCCAATCAGTTTCGCAAAATGCTGATGAGTCAGCTGATGCTCCGATAACTCGGGGTAATCCACCTCCTCCAGCAACGCCTCCTCAAAGGCAAAGTGCGACAGCGTGTAATCCACCAGATTCGGTAAAATCACGGCCAGCGAATCCTGCGCGGCCGCGCGGCTGCGGGCATCGTAAATCTGATTAATGTACTCAATAATGCGCTGATGCTGGTGATCAATCACCTCTATCCCCAGCTCATACTCCGGCGACCAGACAAAGCGTGACATAGGCGTCTCCTTACAGGCTCAAGAAAGGCAATCAGCCAAACAACCGCTTCATCCAACTGCCTTTCTTCGCCTTCACCCGCTGGGTTGCCGCCTGCATATTCTCCTTCACTACGCCGGTGTAATCCCGGTCATCGTGCTTGATGTGATTCACCAGCCAGTTGGTCAGCGTATGCATCAACTCCTCAGTCACATCCTCTCCCGCCCGCGCACTTTGCTGATAAGCCGAAATCCGACGCGTAAACAGCGAATGTACCTTCTTATGCGGCTTCACAAAGGGATAGCCAGCCTCCTCCATCAGCGTCTCCTCAAAAGCAAAGTGAGACACCGTGTAATCCACCAGCTCATCCAACACCTCCATCAACTCCTTGTGGCTGTGATGCTGATGCGCCAGCTCCACCTTGTTGATGTAATCCACAATCCGCTCATGCTGACTATCAATCACCGGAATACCAATCTCCAGCTCCGGCGTCCAACGTAAGGCCATAACCAAAACCCCATACACATTTCGTTAGATCGCAATGTAGCAAGCTGATGCAAGGATTTCTGGATGTAGATCAAGAGGGAGGGAGTTTTGGGGAGGATTAGCGGGACAGGATCAAGCGGTATTACTCAGTTAAATATAGATGCGTATGCAATGACTCATATTGACGTTTGCAGCAGACAAACCTAGCTAATGTAGCCGACGGAAAATGCAAAAAGGCGGGCAGAGCCCGTAATTGCAAGGCTCCGCATGACAGCACTCAAGAACATTGATCCAGGAATATTCGCGACACATGCTCGTAGATGCATTCACCGCTTAATACCTTCTTGATGCGGCCTACTCGTTCTTCAGATGCCGCCGTACCTGGCTTGAGCGCATCCGGCGCAGGAAGCATAGCAATTAATGACAAGTACTCATCATCAGTTAACTCCGGTAGTAACTTATCAAACCAAGAACGGGCTCCTTCACTAATACCAAACAGTCGTTTTCCTTCCATTTCACCAAAATATGCAGTAGATACAAACGCTACAAGCTGGGTTTCCTTTGATATATTTGAATGAACAACAAACCGAGCAATTAACGTTTGCTCTATCTTCTTGAAACCTTTCGTAAATTTTTCAAAAAAAAGCTTCTTTACCAAGCTTTGAGTGATTGTGGTGGTGGTTAATGGGCTAGGCCACTCAATGCCAGTGTGTTCAAAAAATGAAGGATCTTGGATTTTGACCAGCATACCCTTTCTCTCTTCACTCAAGCCTATATCCATTAGTGTTTTTGACTCATAGGGCTCGAATTCATGAGAAAGATTCTTATATGCCACTGCCACGGCATATGCCTCATATGCCGCCAAGGCAACGCATAAAGTTGCCACTAAATATATCAGTTTTCGTGTCATGAAATTTATTATCCTAGAATAGAGAAAACCGGCACCGCGCACATGGCACCCTGCACTTTGAATTACTATGAAATTTTAATATCGAGCTGTACTTGGCTAAGCGCACTGGCCGTCGGCGCGCAGGCAACGAGCGCCTTTTCGATTGGCCTATGTCCCTTGAAATACATAGGAATCCACAATGGAAAGCCTTTTTTCCTCTTCACTCGAATATGGTTCAAACCAAAAAATTTAACTCTTTTTGCGCTATGCACATCTGACCAGACAAGCTTATTGACTCTATAGAGAACGACCCCGTTGTGATTAATTTCGACGATACTGATACTCCAAATTCCAACCAACACCACAACCACATTCAAAGTGACCAAAATCAGAGCATCTAAGCTGGGACTACCCCAATACCAAAGCAACGAAAACCACATCCCTGCAAAAATCCCCGACAGCGAAACCCTATGGGGAAGGTGATATCTATAGGAAGCTTCACTGCTCATAGTCTTGGCCTCAGTTATGTTAACGCCACAATAACCGGCGCGCGCTTTTTTCGCGTCCGGCGCCGAAGGCGAGAAGTTGATTGATTTGTTAGGATTTATCATCAGCAGCCACAACATTTTCTATTCGTTCTTTTAGCCACCCCCCAAAAACAACGGGCTTCCAGTCGCTGCCTACTTTAGAGCTGACATCGGCCAAGTAACCAAAGGCGCTACCAGCAGCACCGCCAATTGCTGCGCCGCCTGGGCCTGCGACAACAGCCCCAACAGCAGAGCCTAAAGCCCCACTACCCAAAACACCAAAAAGGCTCAAAGTCTTACGCCCAGCTGTAACTAGGCCGCTCTCCTTTGCAACTTCATTGTGATAGGCAATTATTGCATCTCTATCACGACCATTCTCTTGCTGTAGCCAATTTCGAAACTTCTTGGCTTTATCTCTAATTTTCAAAATTTCTCTAAGCGACAGCTGATCCGAGTTAACTAGCGCCCTAATATCAGGAAACTCAACCTTACCTTTTAGCTCCTCAATAATATCGCCGGATTTAGCAATACGCTCTTTAGATTCATAAAGCTTATCACCAACGAGGATACTCATCGGTTGAGGTAGAAAAAGATCACTGCCCATAGTTGCGGCCGACCAGATAAAGCGATTTGATAATGCTGAAGCAGTAAGCGGCGTTCCATTATGGAAAGTCACCCCCTCTCCTGCTATTCGACTCAACTCATTGAAATCGACATTGAAATTAAGTCGATGTTTAGCATCACCCCCTGAGTTAGTAACTGTGGCTTTAATTTCAGGAGGCCTTCCTAAAGAATGAACACTATAAATTTCGTCTACAAATGATTGGACAATAATGGCATTTCTTCTAGGATCTCTAAAATCGGCTCTAGCATTTTCTATTGCAGAGCTAAATTCTTCTGCTTTCACTTCCACGACATTATCCCTAAAGGCCGAGTAGAGGTGCCTTCTATGTCTTGCCTTCGGAAATAATGCCTCTATTGATTGGTGATATAGAAAACGTCTTTCAAACGAATTTGGCTCTGCCTGCAAATTATCTTGAATATTCCATATAGAGTATTCATCGTCTTTTAGAATTGCCGTACTTATGAATGAGTACTCGTAAAATTTAAGCGCTCCTTCTTTGAGGAGAATATAGAAATCATTCAGAGCTCCATTATTTATAAACCAGCTTATAAACTCAGCCAACTGAAGTTGATTAGAAGGATTAACAATTACGGAGTCATAGTATATTAGCGACTCAGCAAAAAGCCCTATATCAATACTTTTACCAGAGCCTTTCAGCTCTGGTGAGGCATATGCCCATGACTCAATCGGTACTAAAGCGCTGCTATTCCCTGACATTAGATTTCTTCTTCAAGTATATTCACTGTAAGCCTAACGCCAGCCGCAACGGCCCAAAAATAAGCGCAGCGTTTTTGTGTCCGGCGACCGCAGGGAGCGTATTGCCGGCTCTTGTTAGAGCTTGCTACGTGATGCGTTGAAAGGCTCACGTACGCAACCACATTTCTATAACATGCCATACGATATAGGAAACAGAACCGGTAATTAACATGCGAAACTGCCAATGGCCCAACTGATTGGCCGTGTCCGAATTGTTTTTGATAGCCCCTCTGATACCTTCGCTCGCGGCTTGTACCATTTGGGGATGGCCGCTTAGTTCTGGATACCGCCCATTTTCAACGCGCAACAACTCGTAATTAGCAAATAATGTAGAGTTAACATAAGCGAGATTTTTACAACTAAGGTAAAAACTTAGACCCCAGAATAAGAGAGCGGCTGCTAGGGGTAACTGACAAAGACTAAGAGCGGAAGATGCTGTTTGTGTGAGGGAGAACCCGACCGCCGTGCCCGCAGCTGCTAAAAGGAAATATGTATACTTTCCTTGAGACTCTCGCAAAGCACGATACACCTCTTTCTCTTCTTCAGTAGCCACTAGCCCTCCTTAGTTCTAACGCCAACGATCAGTTGCGCTTGAGGCAGGGAACGTTTTTGCGGCAGCAAAAATGAGCCACGGGTCAAACGTCCCTTGCAGCGTGTTGTTAGGCGACGTTAGTACACCGTATTTGCAACCATGTTCTTCCACATCTGCCCCCTATCAAGTAGCTGCCCTTGGTAGATGACTTCGCCAAAGGTGTCATCCACAATCCTGCGAGCACCTTCATAGACGTGAACGTGTATTCCTTTTTCCTGAGGGCGATCCGCAGTCCAGACTACGGCTGGAGTTGATGACCAGAGTTCGAAACGCTTTCCAGCATAGTCATCTAGATTTAGTTGGCGGTCGGGAACAACGTACGTATTACTTTTACTGAACTGATCATGCAATGGCTTGAGCGGAGTCGAGACGATTAAATCGGAACTCCAAATGCTGTCGTTCCCACAGTTACCGCAAAAATGTTTTTTGTGTGGGGTTCGAGCAAAACTTCCAAGGTCAAGGTGAGGGTATCCACACTTCTTGCAAGTAATACAGTCAACCTCGTAACCCTCTTCAATCGATCGCACAAACTCAAAAGCAGCCGGTGGAGTCACCTGAATTTTGGTGATATCCGGACTTTCAAATAAGTCGAGTTTTTGATTGTACGAGCAAACGATTGCAGCAAAGTCTTTGTCCAGAACCTTACGTGCTTGCACAGCAAAACGCTTGTGAACGTGAATTCTTGGTGACCTTTGTTCAATGGGCTCACTCGAGAGCGCCGGTGGTAAGGAACACCAGATTCCAATTTCCTCGAAGTCCTTGAACTCAATTTCAAGAGGATCGACTACATAGCTCATTTTCATCGAGTGGTTCCCACACCTGATCTCGCCAGATTCAGGAACCGCCGCGTAGTCTGCTTTAGTGCCCCAATGAAGTTGGTGCGTTTTGCAATACCAACGTTGAGCACCATTGCGAAATTTTCCGCATGGGATGATGTGACATGGAAGAACGGCATCATCGCCAGACGCCCCTTCAAACATACCAAACACATCTTCTGAATTGACCGCTATGTTTCCGATCGTCCTTCCTGGAGCCCAGCACACAGCGTCTGCAGCGCAGTAATCCTCATGTGTGAATTCCGTGTCAGCTTCGTCCCCGACTTTGCGAATGAATTCCTTCCTCGCCATGCCAGTACCGAGGTTTGCCCACTCACACTCCCAGACTTCAACGGCCTGGGTGTCTTGGTTAATTCTTCGTGAAAAAAACATCGTGCAATTCTACTTCAGCCAGATCTAGTCGCCTAACGCCGCCAACACGCGCAGCTTTGCAGTGAAGGCGTAGCCGCAACGAAAAAGCTGTCGCCGTGATTGGCCTTGTTAGCACTTAGCTCCGACATCAAGACGTACGCTCGCCTACATATGGGACGACCTTCCATTCTTCGTCTTCGTTTCTACGCGAATAAAGCTCTCGGTCAGTCCCCTCTGAATTAGGGATGCTAATACACTGCTCCGCATCATCGTCGCTGCATATCACTGGTTGGTGCTGAGCTGAAGCCCCCGCGTACTTGTCAGCCTTTACGTTATTCCAGATTTCGTTTATTTCTTCTTGAGAGTGCTTCATCGTTGTATCCCCTTGAGTGCTAACAGCCTGTTTATGAGACCAGCGGCCTCATAATAAATATTATCGGGCGGCCATCTATCACGCGACGCCTTTTCCGCCCGCCATTTAACTCATTGTTTTTAAAAGCGCATTTCGAAACCGAATTTCGTCGAGACCAATAACAGGGCCACTTCAACGGCAGGAAGGATTTATCGGGAAATACTGTATATGCATACAGATTATTGACGGGGATTGTCATTATGGGCGTTTCACCATTCCTTCGGTCATTGCGGGAGCACATGCTAGTGCGTCGCTACAGGCTACTTACAATAGAATCGTACCGCTGCGGGATCAAGCCTTTCATTATTTTTCATGGTTAACATAAAGCACACACCGCAAACGGCGCTCGCAAGGAACATCGCCGTAAGGCGGCAGATGTTTATGCTTTGTTTATTTTTTGAAATGACATGGAGTTCTCCGGCAAACGACGGTGAGTTAAGCAATAGTGATCAGTCGGTACAGAGTGTTCATCACGGCGAGAACCGCCGTTCTTCAGTGAAGCACATTGGGGCCACGAGAATACAGATATCAGGCCCTTAGAAAGGGTCTGAGGCGCCTTTTGCGTGGCTTGGCGCCCCTGATCAGCGGTGTAGCTAGCGCGCGGTGGCTGTTTGCGCCTCGCTAACGGATTGGCTGACTGGCATGGCGCTGTCCCACGGCCCGCCGATCACGGCGGCCAGTTGCAGTGCGGCCTTCAGACGTTCGGCGGTGTTGCTGAGTTTGGCGCGGCGGGCGCTGAGGGTGAGATTCTGGGCGGTGGCGACTTCGAGGAAGTTGATCATGCCCGCTTCGTAGCGGTTAACGATGATGCGCTCGTTTTCTTCGGCCAGGTCCAGCAGCTTGTCCTGCTGCTCGGCTTTGTCGCCCAGCAGTTGGATACTCGCGAGCGCGCTTTCCACTTCGGCAATGGCTTCAAGTACAGCTTGGCGATAAGCACCGAGGCGCTGCTGGTATTGCGCTTTAGCAACGGCGACCACTGCGCGGCGGGTGCCGCCGTCAAACAGGGTTTGGGCGAGACTGGGGCCGACGGACCAAACCATGGTCGGGGTGTCGAGCAGGGCGCTGAAGCTGGCCGCCTGCACGCCCTGACTGGCGCTGATGGAAAAGCTGGGCAGCCACGCGGCCTGTGCCACACCGATTTCTGCATTGGCGGCGGCGAGCTGGCGCTCGGCAAAGGCCACGTCGGGGCGCTTTGCAATCAGCGTGGAGGGCAGCACTTCAGGCAGCGCGGGCAAGTCGGGCAGCGACTGTTTGGGCGGCAGGGAGAATTCCACCGGCGCTTTACCCAGCAGTACGGCGATAGCGTTTTCTTCCAGTGCGCGCTGGTTTTGCAGGTCGATCATATCGGCGCGCAGCGACTGGCGCTGGGTTTCCGCCTGAATCACATCGCCCCGCGACACAATGCCCGCTTTGTACTGGTTATTGGTCAGACGCGCAGAGCGGTCGTAGGTCGCCATGGTTTCTTCGAGGATCTGCCGCTGCAAATCCAGAACACGCAGGCGGATATAACTCTGTGCGACGGACAACTGAATCGACAGGCGCACCGCCGCCAGATCAGCGGCGCTGCCTTGCAGGCTGGCTTTTTGGGATTCCACCTGACGGCGTACGCGGCCCCAAACATCCGGCGCCCAGCTCAGGTTCAGGCTCGCGGCGCTGCGTTCGCTAAGTGGCGTGTTGTCGCCACCGCTGCGGCTTTGCGACAAGTTGAGATCAAGACTGGGAAAGTAGTCGCTGCGGCTGCCGCGCCACTGGGCTTCGGCGGCGCGATAGCTGGCTTCTGCCTGAGCCAGTGTCTGATTGGCCTGCATGGCCTGTTCGACCAGCGCGGTCAGTTCGGCATCGCCAAATACCTGCCACCAGTCGGCGGGCAGCGGCTGGACCTCGGCACGGGCGGTTTGCCAGCCGTCTTCGTATTTGTAGTCATCGGCCAGGGCGATATCCGGCGCCTGATAGTCAGGCCCGACGGCGCAGCCGGTCAGCAGCACTGCGCTGAACAGGCTTTTCAACAGCAGCGATTTACGGGGAAGTCGATTCACAATCATGGCAGGGCCTGAAATTCATTGTCGGGGCGGGCCTGACGGCGACGCAATATCGCGCGGCGCAGACGCTCCAGATAAAGATAGATGACCGGCGTGGTGTACAGGGTCAAAAACTGGCTGACCAGCAGACCGCCGAGAATGGTCAGGCCCAGCGGTCGACGCATTTCGGCGCCCTCGCCAAAACCCATGGCCAGCGGCACGGCGCCGAGCAGACCGGCGAGATTGGTCATCAAAATCGCGCGCAAGCGGCGCATGGCGGCCTCGCGAATGGCCTGTTCCGGCGCCATGCCGTCGCGGCGCTGCGCCTGCAAGGCGAAGTCGATCATCATAATGGCGTTTTTCATCACAATGCCGATCAGCAGG comes from Spongiibacter tropicus DSM 19543 and encodes:
- a CDS encoding efflux transporter outer membrane subunit, giving the protein MIVNRLPRKSLLLKSLFSAVLLTGCAVGPDYQAPDIALADDYKYEDGWQTARAEVQPLPADWWQVFGDAELTALVEQAMQANQTLAQAEASYRAAEAQWRGSRSDYFPSLDLNLSQSRSGGDNTPLSERSAASLNLSWAPDVWGRVRRQVESQKASLQGSAADLAAVRLSIQLSVAQSYIRLRVLDLQRQILEETMATYDRSARLTNNQYKAGIVSRGDVIQAETQRQSLRADMIDLQNQRALEENAIAVLLGKAPVEFSLPPKQSLPDLPALPEVLPSTLIAKRPDVAFAERQLAAANAEIGVAQAAWLPSFSISASQGVQAASFSALLDTPTMVWSVGPSLAQTLFDGGTRRAVVAVAKAQYQQRLGAYRQAVLEAIAEVESALASIQLLGDKAEQQDKLLDLAEENERIIVNRYEAGMINFLEVATAQNLTLSARRAKLSNTAERLKAALQLAAVIGGPWDSAMPVSQSVSEAQTATAR
- a CDS encoding bacteriohemerythrin produces the protein MSRFVWSPEYELGIEVIDHQHQRIIEYINQIYDARSRAAAQDSLAVILPNLVDYTLSHFAFEEALLEEVDYPELSEHQLTHQHFAKLIGAMKARFDRGEAIAEELATILQHWLIDHIMSDDQQYAPVVKQRLLGIQPDQQQSWVRQAVSRYFQ
- a CDS encoding bacteriohemerythrin gives rise to the protein MALRWTPELEIGIPVIDSQHERIVDYINKVELAHQHHSHKELMEVLDELVDYTVSHFAFEETLMEEAGYPFVKPHKKVHSLFTRRISAYQQSARAGEDVTEELMHTLTNWLVNHIKHDDRDYTGVVKENMQAATQRVKAKKGSWMKRLFG
- a CDS encoding transglycosylase domain-containing protein; the encoded protein is MTRKLIYLVATLCVALAAYEAYAVAVAYKNLSHEFEPYESKTLMDIGLSEERKGMLVKIQDPSFFEHTGIEWPSPLTTTTITQSLVKKLFFEKFTKGFKKIEQTLIARFVVHSNISKETQLVAFVSTAYFGEMEGKRLFGISEGARSWFDKLLPELTDDEYLSLIAMLPAPDALKPGTAASEERVGRIKKVLSGECIYEHVSRIFLDQCS
- a CDS encoding DUF6491 family protein; translation: MTRQRLATLLLSLCTAAGSATVLAEDSSAPNPNLKLATGEPVRCLSLNRIDETVVLDANNVLFYTGRNEVYLNDLPHRCLGLSRNKPIMYRTSLHQLCSVDIITVLESMGSSYMPGPSCGLGMFYPISKEDADKLRKESRK